In one Deltaproteobacteria bacterium genomic region, the following are encoded:
- a CDS encoding isochorismatase family protein, producing MSLLDTLEAGAPNRPEPGDMALAAATTGIAVLDMSARAEEPGTIANKLLPGLGPFLERARQSGVPIIYTISLVAKGGSHDRIAGPLKRAETEPVIYPDSFDKFIGGELDGYLRSNGVERLIVLGAATTFAVLYTVTTAARVHRYEVVVPMDGVLAATRYEQEYSFHQMTILPSGAAGRIHFTELSRIRFE from the coding sequence GTGAGCCTGCTGGATACCCTGGAGGCGGGCGCGCCCAACCGCCCCGAACCCGGGGACATGGCCCTGGCGGCGGCCACCACGGGCATCGCCGTGCTGGACATGAGCGCCCGGGCCGAGGAGCCCGGCACCATCGCCAACAAGCTCTTGCCGGGGCTCGGGCCGTTCCTGGAACGCGCGCGGCAGAGCGGCGTCCCGATCATCTACACCATTTCCCTGGTAGCGAAGGGCGGATCCCATGACCGCATCGCCGGACCGCTGAAGCGCGCGGAGACCGAGCCGGTCATCTACCCGGACAGCTTCGACAAGTTCATCGGCGGCGAGCTGGACGGTTACCTCCGGTCCAACGGGGTCGAACGCCTCATCGTGCTGGGGGCGGCCACCACCTTCGCGGTCCTTTACACTGTCACCACCGCGGCGCGGGTCCACCGGTACGAGGTGGTGGTCCCCATGGACGGCGTCCTGGCCGCCACCCGCTATGAACAGGAGTACAGCTTCCACCAGATGACCATCCTGCCCTCCGGGGCGGCGGGCCGCATCCACTTTACGGAATTGTCTCGGATCAGGTTCGAGTAG